A single window of Leopardus geoffroyi isolate Oge1 chromosome D4, O.geoffroyi_Oge1_pat1.0, whole genome shotgun sequence DNA harbors:
- the LOC123592932 gene encoding olfactory receptor 13F1-like, which translates to MVKANLTVISNFIFLGFTRYPKVEVIIFVLCLLMYLITLLGNIILMSITILDSHLHKPMYFFLSNLSFLDIWYTSSALTPMLTNFVSGKNTISFSGCATQMYFSLAMGSTECVLLSTMAYDRYVAICNPLRYPIIMNKRACVQIAAGSWMTGCLTALVETVSVLQLSLCGSSIINHFTCEILAVLKLVCVDTSRVQLIMLVISVLLLPMPMLLICVSYAFILSNILRISSVDGGSKAFSTCAAHLTVVVLFYGTALSMYLKPSAVDSQEIDKFMALVYAGLTPMLNPIIYSLRNKEVKAAVKKLLIRNPLCAFLIPQSKS; encoded by the coding sequence ATGGTCAAGGCAAACTTGACagtcatttccaattttattttcctggggTTTACTCGTTACCCCAAAGTTGAGGTCATCATATTTGTGCTGTGCTTGCTGATGTACCTGATCACCCTGCTGGGTAATATCATTCTGATGTCCATCACCATCCTGGATTCCCACCTACACAaacccatgtacttcttcctcagcAACCTCTCCTTTTTAGACATCTGGTACACCTCTTCTGCTCTCACTCCAATGCTGACAAACTTTGTTTCAGGGAAAAACACCATCTCATTCTCAGGATGTGCCACTCAGATGTACTTTTCTCTTGCCATGGGCTCCACTGAGTGTGTGCTCCTGTCCACGATGGCGTATGACCGGTATGTGGCCATCTGCAACCCTCTGAGATACCCCATCATCATGAACAAGAGGGCTTGTGTGCAGATTGCCGCTGGCTCCTGGATGACAGGCTGCCTCACCGCCCTGGTGGAAACAGTATCTGTGCTGCAGCTGTCTCTCTGTGGAAGTAGCATCATCAATCACTTCACTTGTGAAATTCTGGCTGTCTTGAAACTAGTTTGTGTGGATACTTCCAGGGTGCAGTTAATCATGCTGGTGATCAGCGTACTTCTTCTTCCTATGCCGATGCTCCTCATTTGTGTCTCTTACGCGTTCATTCTCTCCAACATCCTGAGAATCAGCTCAGTGGATGGTGGAAGCAAAGCCTTTTCAACATGCGCAGCCCACCTGACTGTGGTGGTTTTGTTCTATGGGACAGCTCTCTCCATGTACCTGAAGCCCTCTGCTGTAGATTCACAGGAAATAGACAAATTTATGGCTTTGGTATATGCTGGATTAACCCCCATGTTGAATCCTATCATTTATAGTTTACGGAACAAAGAGGTAAAAGCAGCTGTGAAAAAATTGCTGATTAGGAACCCTCTGTGTGCTTTTTTAATCCCCCAGAGCAAATCATAA
- the LOC123592937 gene encoding olfactory receptor 13C9, translated as MEWENQTILVEFFLKGLSDYPRLEPLFFALILIMYVVILLGNGTLILISIWDPHLHTPMYFFLGNLSFLDICYTTTSIPSTLVNFLSERKTISFSGCAIQMFLGMAMGTTECVLLGMMAFDRYVAICNPLRYPVIMSKDSYVPMAAGSWFAGVINSAVQTAFVIQLNFCRNNINHFSCEILAVMKLACADISGNEFIMIVATTLFTLMPLLLIVISYSLIISSILKIRTSEGRSKAFSTCSAHLIVVIIFYGTILFMYMKPKSKETLNSEDLDATDKLISMFYGVMTPMMNPLIYSLRNKDVKETVKHLFNRSFFSK; from the coding sequence atggaatgggaaaatcaAACCATTCTGGTGGAATTCTTTTTGAAGGGGCTTTCTGATTACCCAAGGCTTGAGCCACTCTTTTTTGCACTAATCTTAATAATGTATGTTGTCATCCTTCTGGGCAATGGCACCCTTATTTTAATCAGCATCTGGGACCCCCACCTTCACACCCCTATGTACTTCTTCCTGGGGAACCTCTCCTTCTTGGACATCTGCTACACCACCACCTCCATTCCCTCCACTCTGGTAAACTTCCTCTCAGAAAGAAAGACCATATCCTTCTCTGGCTGTGCAATACAGATGTTCCTTGGCATGGCCATGGGGACAACAGAGTGTGTGCTCCTGGGCATGATGGCCTTTGACCGGTATGTGGCTATCTGCAACCCTCTAAGATATCCTGTCATCATGAGCAAGGATTCCTATGTGCCCATGGCAGCTGGGTCCTGGTTTGCTGGGGTTATCAACTCTGCAGTGCAAACTGCATTTGTGATACAATTGAACTTCTGTAGGAATAACATCAATCATTTCTCCTGTGAAATTCTGGCTGTCATGAAACTggcctgtgctgacatctcaggcAATGAATTCATCATGATTGTGGCCACGACATTGTTCACACTGATGCCCCTGCTTTTGATTGTCATATCTTACTCATTAATCATCTCTAGCATCCTGAAGATCCGTACTTCTGAGGGGAGAAGCAAAGCTTTCTCCACCTGCTCAGCCCACCTGATTGTGGTGATAATATTCTATGGAACCATTCTCTTCATGTACATGAAGCCCAAGTCTAAAGAGACACTTAATTCAGAGGACTTGGATGCCACTGACAAATTGATATCCATGTTCTATGGAGTGATGACTCCCATGATGAATCCTTTAATCTACAGTCTCAGAAACAAGGATGTAAAGGAGACAGTGAAACATCTATTTAACAGAAGTTTCTTTAGCAAGTGA
- the LOC123592941 gene encoding olfactory receptor 13C7-like: MDRTNWTEIEFILQGLSEYPKVEKLLFIMCLMMYLVILLGNSTLIILILLDSRLHTPMYFFLGNLSLLDICYTSSFTPSVLIHFLSKKKTISFTRCVVQMSVSYTMGSTECVLLAVMAYDRYVAICNPLRYPIIMSKALCIQMAALSWGLGFLNSLTETILAIRLPFCGKNVINQFVCEILAFVKLACADISLNEIAIMLGNVIFLFSPLLLICISYIFILSSVLRINSAEGRKKAFSTCSAHLTVVTVFYGTILFTYMKPKSKDSAFDKLITLFYGVVTPMLNPIIYSLRNIEVLGAMRKLMRRHWFWRKG, from the coding sequence atggacaggaCGAACTGGACAGAGATTGAGTTCATTCTGCAGGGACTTTCTGAGTACCCCAAAGTGGAAAAACTCCTTTTCATCATGTGCTTGATGATGTACCTGGTGATCCTGCTGGGGAACAGCACCTTGATCATACTAATTCTCCTGGATTCCCGCCTCCATacgcccatgtacttcttccttggTAATCTTTCCCTCCTAGACATTTGTTACACATCCTCCTTTACCCCCTCAGTGTTGATTCACTTcctatcaaagaaaaaaaccatctcCTTCACTAGGTGTGTTGTTCAGATGTCTGTCTCCTACACTATGGGGTCCACAGAGTGCGTGCTTCTAGCAGTAATGGCATATGACCGTTACGTGGCCATCTGTAACCCTCTGAGATACCCCATCATCATGAGCAAGGCACTTTGTATTCAGATGGCAGCCCTCTCCTGGGGACTGGGCTTTCTCAATTCACTGACAGAAACTATACTTGCAATACGGTTGCCCTTTTGTGGAAAAAATGTCATTAACCAATTTGTTTGTGAAATATTGGCCTTTGTCAAGCTGGCTTGTGCAGATATTTCCTTGAATGAGATTGCTATAATGTTGGGcaatgtaatatttttgttttctccattattGTTAATTTGTATCTCCTACATTTTCATCCTTTCTAGTGTACTAAGAATCAattcagcagaaggaagaaaaaaggcctTTTCTACCTGTTCAGCCCACTTAACAGTAGTGACTGTGTTTTATGGGACAATCCTCTTCACATATATGAAGCCAAAGTCCAAAGACTCTGCTTTTGACAAACTGATTACTCTATTCTATGGAGTAGTCACTCCCATGCTCAATCCTATCATCTATAGCCTGAGGAACATAGAGGTGCTTGGAGCTATGAGAAAATTGATGAGGAGACACTGGTTCtggagaaaaggatga